A single window of Flavobacterium aestivum DNA harbors:
- a CDS encoding complex I 24 kDa subunit family protein, with protein MVHTRYKQEINMTETLMNRINELISHYPEDKRKSALLPVLHEVQDAHDNWLSIDLMDKVAEILQIKPVEVYEVVSFYTMYNQRPIGKYMFEFCQTSPCCLNGVEDLMDYTCDKLGVKVGEPTADGLFEVRGVECLGACGYAPMMQLGDFYKEHLTKEKIDQLITDCKDDKIILHDK; from the coding sequence ATGGTACACACACGTTACAAACAAGAAATAAATATGACAGAAACATTGATGAATCGCATCAATGAATTGATTAGTCATTATCCAGAAGATAAAAGAAAATCAGCGTTACTTCCCGTTTTACATGAAGTTCAAGATGCTCACGACAATTGGTTGAGCATTGACTTAATGGATAAAGTTGCCGAAATTTTACAAATCAAACCTGTAGAAGTTTATGAAGTGGTATCGTTTTACACGATGTACAATCAAAGACCTATTGGAAAATATATGTTTGAATTTTGTCAAACTTCACCTTGTTGTCTAAACGGTGTAGAAGATTTAATGGATTACACTTGCGATAAATTAGGTGTAAAAGTTGGAGAACCTACTGCTGACGGGTTATTTGAGGTTAGAGGTGTTGAATGTTTGGGTGCTTGCGGTTATGCTCCAATGATGCAGTTGGGTGATTTTTACAAAGAGCACTTAACCAAAGAAAAAATTGACCAGCTGATTACCGATTGTAAAGACGATAAAATAATATTACACGATAAATAA
- the nuoK gene encoding NADH-quinone oxidoreductase subunit NuoK, protein MNNILTQIGIENYIFLSVTLFCIGIFGVLYRRNAIIVFMSIEIMLNAVNLLFVAFSTYHQDAQGQVFVFFSMAVAAAEVAVGLAILVSIFRNIGSISIDNLKNLKG, encoded by the coding sequence ATGAACAATATTTTAACTCAGATTGGTATAGAGAACTATATCTTCCTAAGCGTAACGCTTTTTTGTATCGGTATTTTTGGAGTTTTGTACAGAAGGAATGCCATTATTGTTTTCATGTCTATTGAAATCATGCTGAATGCCGTAAACTTATTATTTGTTGCATTCTCTACTTACCATCAGGATGCACAAGGGCAAGTATTCGTATTCTTCTCGATGGCCGTTGCTGCTGCTGAAGTTGCCGTAGGATTGGCAATATTAGTATCGATATTTAGAAACATCGGATCAATTAGTATCGATAATTTAAAAAACTTAAAAGGATAA
- the nuoH gene encoding NADH-quinone oxidoreductase subunit NuoH — protein MESAFIIEKSVVIVIVFAVTMLMAMYSTWAERKVAAWLQDRIGPNRAGPWGLLQPLADGLKLFSKEEFFPNTPNKFLFVVGPAIAMSTALMTSAVIPWGDKLHLFGRDIILQATDIDVALLYVFGVISLGVYGIMIGGWASNNKFSLLGAIRAASQMVSYEVAMGLSVIALLMMTGTLSLKEISEQQAGMNWNVFYQPLSFLIFLICAFAETNRTPFDLAECESELIGGYHTEYSSMKMGFYLFAEYANMFVSSTILAVLFFGGYNYPGMQWAVENWGVNTANVIGMIVLFAKLCGFIFLYMWVRWTIPRFRYDQLMHLGWRILIPLSIINIMITGVVLLRSEIAAYLGF, from the coding sequence ATGGAAAGTGCATTTATTATAGAAAAAAGCGTTGTTATCGTAATTGTTTTTGCTGTTACTATGTTGATGGCAATGTATTCTACTTGGGCAGAACGTAAAGTGGCTGCTTGGTTGCAAGATAGGATTGGTCCTAATAGAGCTGGACCATGGGGTTTATTACAACCTCTTGCCGATGGTTTAAAATTATTTTCAAAAGAAGAATTTTTCCCAAATACCCCTAATAAATTTTTATTTGTTGTAGGACCTGCTATTGCCATGAGTACTGCTTTGATGACCAGTGCAGTTATTCCTTGGGGAGACAAATTACATTTATTTGGCAGAGATATTATTTTACAGGCTACAGATATTGATGTTGCCTTATTATATGTTTTTGGAGTTATTTCTCTTGGTGTATACGGAATCATGATTGGTGGATGGGCATCTAACAATAAATTCTCTTTATTGGGTGCCATTAGAGCTGCCTCTCAGATGGTTTCTTATGAAGTTGCCATGGGATTATCTGTAATCGCATTATTAATGATGACTGGTACTTTGAGCTTAAAAGAAATATCAGAGCAACAAGCAGGGATGAATTGGAATGTTTTTTACCAGCCTTTATCCTTTTTAATCTTTTTGATTTGTGCTTTTGCAGAAACAAACAGAACTCCTTTTGACTTAGCAGAATGTGAATCTGAATTAATTGGAGGATACCATACGGAATATTCATCTATGAAAATGGGATTCTATCTATTCGCTGAATATGCGAATATGTTTGTTTCTTCTACCATTTTGGCTGTTTTATTCTTTGGAGGATATAATTATCCAGGAATGCAATGGGCAGTTGAAAACTGGGGTGTAAATACTGCCAATGTAATTGGAATGATAGTTTTGTTTGCAAAATTATGTGGTTTCATTTTCTTATACATGTGGGTTCGTTGGACTATTCCGAGATTCAGATACGATCAATTGATGCATTTGGGTTGGAGAATATTAATTCCGCTATCTATCATTAATATTATGATTACCGGAGTTGTACTTTTGAGAAGTGAAATAGCAGCTTATTTAGGATTTTAA
- a CDS encoding 2Fe-2S iron-sulfur cluster-binding protein: protein MKVTIDGQEIEVEAGTTILQAARMIGGEVVPPAMCYYSKLKGSGGKCRCCLVDVTKGSDADPRPMPKLMASCVTGCQDGMEIASKASPRVQEARKAVTEFLLINHPLDCPICDQAGECDLQNLSFEHGKSATRFIEEKRTFEPEDIGPNIQLHMNRCILCQRCVQVADQLTDNRVHGVMDRGDHANISTCISKAIDNEFSGNMIDVCPVGALTDKTFRFKSRVWFNKPYNAHRDCDKCCGKTTVWMFGNEIQRVTGRKDEYHEVEEFICNGCRFDHKEVSDWVIEGPREFEKDSVINQNNYTQKLEKVEIATEKNILLGRDQDRKKISMASNPLDTNNKNS from the coding sequence ATGAAAGTAACCATAGACGGTCAAGAAATTGAAGTAGAAGCAGGAACAACCATCTTGCAGGCTGCTCGTATGATTGGTGGAGAAGTTGTTCCGCCAGCGATGTGCTATTATTCTAAACTAAAAGGTAGCGGTGGAAAATGCCGTTGTTGTTTAGTTGACGTAACCAAAGGTAGTGATGCCGACCCAAGACCTATGCCAAAATTAATGGCATCTTGTGTAACTGGTTGTCAAGACGGAATGGAAATCGCCAGTAAAGCATCTCCAAGAGTACAAGAAGCCAGAAAAGCAGTAACTGAATTTTTGTTAATCAACCACCCACTTGATTGCCCTATTTGTGATCAGGCTGGTGAATGTGACTTACAAAACTTAAGCTTTGAACACGGTAAATCTGCCACTCGCTTTATAGAAGAAAAAAGAACTTTTGAACCTGAGGATATAGGTCCGAATATTCAATTGCACATGAATCGTTGTATTTTATGTCAAAGATGTGTACAAGTTGCAGATCAATTGACAGACAATAGAGTTCATGGAGTTATGGATCGTGGTGATCACGCTAACATTTCGACTTGTATTTCTAAAGCGATTGACAATGAATTTTCCGGAAACATGATTGATGTATGTCCAGTTGGTGCATTAACTGATAAAACTTTCCGATTCAAATCAAGAGTTTGGTTTAACAAACCGTATAATGCTCACAGAGATTGCGACAAATGTTGTGGTAAAACAACCGTTTGGATGTTTGGTAACGAAATACAACGTGTTACGGGTCGTAAAGATGAATACCATGAAGTAGAAGAATTCATCTGTAACGGATGTCGTTTTGACCATAAAGAAGTTTCTGACTGGGTTATTGAAGGGCCAAGAGAATTCGAAAAAGATTCGGTTATCAATCAAAATAACTATACTCAAAAGTTAGAAAAAGTAGAAATCGCTACTGAGAAAAATATTCTTTTGGGTAGAGATCAAGACAGAAAAAAAATCAGTATGGCAAGTAATCCATTAGATACTAACAACAAAAATTCTTAA
- the nuoF gene encoding NADH-quinone oxidoreductase subunit NuoF, which translates to MSQKILLDKINIPGIKTYEVYRQNGGYASVEKALKTLTPDEVVEEVKTSGLRGRGGAGFPAGMKWSFIDKKSGKPRHLVCNADESEPGTFKDRYLMEFIPHLLIEGMITSSYALGANRSYIYIRGEYMWVFKILERAIAEAKAAGFLGKNILGSGFDLELHVHCGAGAYICGEETALIESLEGKRGNPRIKPPFPAVSGLWANPTVVNNVETIAAVPWIVNNSGADYAKIGIGRSTGTKLISASGHIKNPGVYEIELGLSVYEFMNSDEYLGGMSSDRPLKAFIPGGSSVPVLPAHLIYKTAAGEDRLMSYESLSDGGFTTGSMLGSGGFIVYNDTSCIVRNTWNFSRFYHHESCGQCTPCREGTGWMEKVLHRIENGHGREEDIELLLSIQSKIEGNTICPLGDAAAWPVAAAIRHFREEFEYHIRFPEKIKNRDHFVAEPFEKVKHLVSKVIV; encoded by the coding sequence ATGTCACAAAAAATATTATTAGACAAAATAAATATTCCAGGGATTAAAACTTATGAAGTGTATCGCCAAAACGGTGGTTATGCATCTGTAGAAAAAGCCTTGAAAACATTAACTCCGGACGAGGTCGTAGAAGAGGTTAAAACTTCTGGTTTACGCGGTCGTGGTGGAGCAGGATTTCCAGCTGGAATGAAATGGAGTTTTATTGATAAAAAATCAGGAAAACCAAGACATTTAGTTTGCAACGCTGATGAATCTGAGCCAGGAACTTTCAAAGATCGTTACTTGATGGAATTTATTCCTCACTTATTGATCGAAGGTATGATTACTTCCAGTTATGCATTGGGTGCCAACCGTTCGTATATCTACATTCGTGGAGAATACATGTGGGTATTTAAAATATTAGAAAGAGCCATTGCTGAAGCTAAAGCAGCTGGTTTCTTAGGAAAAAATATATTAGGATCGGGGTTTGATTTAGAACTACATGTTCATTGTGGTGCCGGAGCTTACATCTGTGGTGAAGAAACTGCTCTAATCGAATCATTGGAAGGGAAAAGAGGTAATCCTCGTATTAAACCACCTTTTCCAGCCGTATCAGGACTTTGGGCTAATCCAACAGTTGTAAATAACGTTGAGACTATTGCCGCAGTGCCATGGATTGTAAACAACTCTGGTGCTGACTATGCCAAAATAGGAATTGGAAGATCTACAGGAACTAAATTAATTTCGGCTTCAGGACATATTAAAAATCCTGGTGTTTATGAAATTGAATTAGGACTAAGTGTTTATGAATTCATGAACTCTGATGAATATCTAGGAGGAATGAGCTCTGACAGACCATTAAAAGCTTTTATACCTGGAGGAAGTTCTGTTCCGGTTTTACCAGCACATTTAATCTACAAAACTGCAGCAGGTGAAGACCGTTTAATGTCTTACGAATCCTTAAGCGATGGTGGTTTTACTACTGGATCTATGTTAGGTTCCGGAGGATTTATCGTTTATAATGACACTTCATGTATTGTTCGTAATACTTGGAATTTCTCTCGTTTCTACCACCATGAAAGTTGTGGTCAATGTACTCCATGTCGTGAAGGTACGGGTTGGATGGAAAAAGTACTACACCGTATAGAAAATGGTCACGGACGTGAAGAAGACATTGAGCTACTTTTGAGTATTCAGAGTAAAATAGAAGGAAATACCATTTGCCCTCTTGGTGATGCAGCAGCTTGGCCTGTAGCCGCAGCAATTCGTCATTTTAGAGAGGAATTTGAATATCATATCCGTTTCCCGGAAAAAATTAAAAATAGAGACCATTTTGTTGCTGAGCCTTTCGAAAAAGTAAAGCATTTAGTTTCTAAAGTAATAGTATAG
- a CDS encoding NADH-quinone oxidoreductase subunit C: MALETIEIQEKLTETFGENVFHFNQDKDIFSFEVASDKITAVILFLKNDPTLRFHFLTDLCGIHYPDNEENRQFAVVYHMHNWYENKRIRIKTFIKGSNPEIKSVSNIFLCANWMERETYDFFGINFIGHPQLKRILNMDEMISFPMRKEFPMEDSGRTDKDDRYFGRTPSNC; encoded by the coding sequence ATGGCTTTAGAGACAATAGAAATTCAAGAAAAATTAACTGAAACATTTGGCGAGAATGTTTTTCACTTCAATCAAGATAAAGACATTTTCTCATTTGAAGTAGCTTCAGACAAAATTACGGCAGTTATTCTTTTCTTAAAAAACGATCCCACTTTACGTTTTCATTTTTTGACCGATTTGTGCGGTATTCATTATCCAGATAATGAAGAAAACAGACAATTTGCAGTAGTTTACCACATGCATAATTGGTATGAAAACAAACGCATCAGAATCAAAACTTTTATAAAGGGATCAAATCCAGAAATAAAATCAGTTTCAAATATTTTCTTGTGCGCCAATTGGATGGAGAGAGAGACTTATGACTTCTTCGGAATTAATTTCATAGGTCATCCTCAATTGAAACGTATTTTGAATATGGATGAAATGATTTCTTTTCCAATGCGAAAAGAATTCCCAATGGAAGACAGCGGAAGAACAGACAAAGACGACAGGTATTTTGGAAGAACACCTTCAAATTGCTAA
- a CDS encoding NADH-quinone oxidoreductase subunit J family protein encodes MSTVIIIFCVLAAITLSTAFLTIFSRNPIHSAIYLVICFFSIAGHYLLLNSQFLAIVHVIVYSGAIMILFLFTIMLMNLNEKDEVHKPRFTRLGAIVSFCLVCLVLIKIFIDSKPIVEYDYTGEDYQSIKVLGKVLLNEYMVPFEFASILLLVAMIGAVLLSKKEKLEK; translated from the coding sequence ATGTCAACAGTAATTATTATATTTTGCGTATTGGCAGCTATCACTTTATCTACTGCCTTTTTAACTATTTTTAGCAGAAACCCAATACATAGCGCTATTTACTTAGTGATTTGTTTTTTCTCAATAGCTGGACATTATTTATTGCTAAACTCTCAATTTTTGGCCATTGTACACGTAATTGTCTATTCTGGTGCTATCATGATTTTATTCCTATTTACAATCATGTTGATGAATCTCAACGAAAAAGATGAAGTACACAAACCTAGATTTACCAGATTGGGGGCAATTGTTTCTTTCTGTTTGGTTTGTTTAGTTTTAATCAAAATCTTTATTGATTCTAAACCTATTGTAGAATATGATTATACTGGCGAAGACTACCAATCAATTAAAGTTTTGGGTAAAGTATTATTGAACGAATATATGGTTCCTTTTGAATTTGCTTCTATCCTACTTTTGGTTGCCATGATTGGTGCGGTATTATTGTCTAAAAAAGAAAAACTAGAAAAATAA
- a CDS encoding complex I subunit 4 family protein — protein MNVSLILIILLVGAFATYLAGDKLASKVALFFGLASFGCSIVLLNHFNLGENISFINRWITQPNISFALKADGLSIAMLLLTTALTAIIIFSSFGNDHKNSKAFYALILFMSFAMVGTFLASDGLLYYIFWELSLIPIYFIALIWGNGDAEERKKAVVKFFIYTLAGSLFMLIAFVYLYLKAGSFLIEDLYKLNLTIAEQKWIFTAFFLAYAIKIPLIPFHTWQANVYQKAPTVGTMLLSGIMLKMGLYSVIRWQLPLTPLAAKDYMFVFIGIGIAGVIYGSIVALRQRDLKKLLAYSSLAHVGLIAAGTYTLTLDGFRGAVLQMIAHGFVVVGLFFAAEIIFRRYETRLIAEMGGIRSQSPKFTSMFLILVLASVALPTTFNFVGEFTVLYSLSQINIWLAILGGTTIILGAYYMLKMFQHVMLGETNSKLFADVTFSEGLTMVIIIGVLFFFGMYPKPINDLITPSLETILNTINKYN, from the coding sequence ATGAATGTATCTCTCATATTAATCATCCTTTTAGTTGGCGCATTTGCAACCTATTTAGCTGGTGATAAACTCGCTTCAAAAGTGGCGTTGTTTTTCGGGTTAGCCTCATTCGGTTGCTCAATTGTATTGTTGAATCATTTTAATTTGGGTGAAAACATTAGTTTTATCAACCGATGGATTACACAACCTAATATTTCATTTGCATTAAAAGCAGATGGTTTATCTATAGCAATGCTTTTATTGACAACAGCATTGACTGCCATAATTATATTTTCTTCTTTTGGGAATGACCATAAAAATTCAAAAGCATTTTATGCCTTGATTTTGTTTATGTCTTTTGCTATGGTAGGAACATTTTTAGCAAGTGATGGTCTTTTATACTACATCTTCTGGGAATTATCATTAATCCCTATTTATTTCATTGCCTTGATTTGGGGTAATGGTGATGCTGAAGAACGTAAAAAAGCAGTAGTTAAATTCTTTATCTATACCCTTGCCGGTTCTTTATTCATGCTTATTGCATTTGTTTATTTATACCTAAAAGCTGGAAGTTTCTTAATTGAAGATTTATACAAATTAAACTTAACTATAGCGGAACAAAAATGGATTTTTACAGCTTTCTTTTTAGCTTATGCCATTAAGATTCCATTAATTCCTTTTCACACATGGCAAGCAAATGTATACCAAAAAGCTCCAACTGTTGGAACCATGCTTTTGTCTGGTATTATGCTAAAGATGGGATTGTATAGCGTTATCCGTTGGCAATTACCTCTTACACCATTAGCTGCTAAAGATTACATGTTCGTATTCATCGGGATAGGTATTGCTGGTGTTATTTATGGTTCTATAGTAGCTTTGAGACAAAGAGACTTGAAAAAACTATTAGCTTATTCTTCTCTTGCTCACGTTGGATTAATTGCTGCAGGAACATATACTCTAACTCTTGATGGTTTTAGAGGAGCTGTTTTACAAATGATTGCTCACGGATTTGTAGTAGTCGGTTTGTTCTTTGCTGCTGAAATCATTTTTAGAAGATACGAAACCAGACTTATTGCTGAGATGGGTGGAATTCGCTCACAATCACCAAAATTTACTTCTATGTTTTTAATTTTGGTATTGGCTTCTGTAGCTTTACCAACTACTTTTAACTTTGTTGGAGAATTTACGGTTCTATATAGCCTTTCACAAATTAATATTTGGTTAGCTATTTTAGGTGGTACCACTATTATTTTAGGAGCTTATTACATGCTAAAAATGTTTCAACATGTAATGCTTGGAGAAACCAATTCTAAACTATTTGCCGATGTTACTTTCTCTGAAGGTTTGACAATGGTAATAATCATTGGTGTTTTATTCTTCTTTGGTATGTATCCTAAACCAATCAATGATTTGATTACACCAAGTCTTGAAACTATTTTAAACACTATTAATAAATACAATTAA
- the nuoL gene encoding NADH-quinone oxidoreductase subunit L translates to MDTNLALVLVLAPFLGFLINVFFGKTLGKSLSGIIGTLSVVVSFIVTVCFFMQINQSKQPINIVLFDWIQISNFKVNFGFLLDQLSVLWLMFVTGIGSLIHLYSISYMHDDEKMHSFFAYLNLFIFFMITLVVGNNLLVMFIGWEGVGLCSYLLIGFWYKNQDYNDAAKKAFIMNRIGDLGLLIGIFILGNLFSTLDFATLKTAIAGAKNLDTLWLSIAALSLFIGACGKSAQIPLYTWLPDAMAGPTPVSALIHAATMVTAGIFMVTRLNFIFDLTPYVQNIIAVIGAITALVAATIGLVQNDIKKVLAYSTVSQLGLMFLALGFGAYEVAVFHVITHAFFKACLFLGSGSVIHGLHGEQDMRKMGGLKKAMPITFWTMLIASLAISGVPLFSGFFSKDEILMVAFHHNIPLWVVASVASIMTAFYMFRLMFLTFFSDFRGTEEQKHHLHESPSLITFPLIVLAILATVGGAISLPGNSWLNEYLAPLFTKVEAEHHLGATEYTLMAIAVIGGLVGIAIAYAKYIKQNTVPSEDAQITGFSKVLYNKYYVDELYDSIFVSSVNVLSRFFRDYVETGISSLVFGLGKVTNELSFQGKKLQNGSVGLYLFAFVLGMCAIVSYLFLAQ, encoded by the coding sequence ATGGATACCAATTTAGCTTTAGTCTTAGTATTAGCTCCTTTTTTAGGATTTTTAATCAATGTTTTTTTTGGAAAAACTTTAGGAAAGTCTCTTTCTGGAATTATAGGAACACTATCTGTAGTAGTTTCATTTATTGTTACGGTTTGCTTTTTTATGCAAATCAATCAAAGCAAACAACCTATCAATATTGTTTTATTTGATTGGATACAAATTAGCAATTTCAAAGTAAACTTTGGATTCTTATTAGATCAATTGTCTGTTTTATGGTTAATGTTTGTAACTGGTATTGGATCTTTGATTCATTTATACTCGATTAGCTACATGCATGATGATGAGAAAATGCATTCTTTCTTTGCTTACTTAAACCTTTTTATCTTCTTTATGATCACACTTGTAGTTGGAAACAACTTATTGGTAATGTTCATTGGTTGGGAAGGTGTTGGTCTTTGTTCTTACTTATTAATTGGGTTTTGGTATAAAAACCAAGATTATAATGATGCTGCAAAAAAAGCATTCATTATGAACAGAATTGGAGATTTAGGTTTATTAATTGGAATTTTTATTTTAGGTAACTTATTCTCAACTTTGGATTTTGCGACTTTGAAAACAGCAATCGCAGGAGCTAAAAATCTTGACACTCTTTGGTTAAGCATAGCTGCTTTGTCATTGTTCATTGGAGCTTGTGGAAAATCTGCTCAAATTCCTTTATACACATGGTTGCCTGATGCGATGGCTGGTCCTACACCAGTTTCAGCTCTGATCCACGCTGCTACGATGGTAACAGCTGGTATTTTTATGGTAACCCGATTAAACTTTATATTCGATTTAACTCCATACGTTCAAAACATAATAGCTGTAATTGGTGCTATAACTGCATTAGTAGCTGCTACAATAGGATTGGTTCAAAACGATATCAAAAAAGTATTGGCCTACTCTACTGTTTCTCAATTGGGATTAATGTTCTTGGCTTTAGGATTTGGCGCTTATGAGGTAGCTGTTTTTCACGTAATCACACACGCTTTCTTCAAAGCTTGTTTATTCTTAGGATCTGGATCTGTAATTCACGGTTTACATGGAGAACAAGATATGCGTAAAATGGGTGGTTTGAAAAAAGCAATGCCAATTACGTTCTGGACCATGCTTATTGCTTCACTTGCTATTTCTGGAGTTCCATTGTTTTCAGGATTTTTCTCAAAAGATGAAATTTTGATGGTTGCTTTCCACCATAACATTCCACTTTGGGTTGTAGCTTCTGTAGCTTCAATAATGACTGCTTTCTATATGTTTAGATTGATGTTCTTAACATTCTTTAGTGATTTTAGAGGAACTGAGGAACAAAAACATCATTTACATGAAAGTCCATCATTGATCACTTTCCCTTTGATAGTTTTGGCAATTTTAGCAACTGTTGGAGGCGCAATTAGTTTACCAGGTAATAGTTGGTTGAATGAGTATTTAGCCCCTCTTTTCACGAAAGTGGAAGCTGAACACCATTTAGGAGCAACTGAATATACATTAATGGCGATTGCCGTGATTGGTGGATTAGTGGGAATAGCAATTGCATACGCTAAATATATTAAACAAAACACTGTACCGAGTGAAGATGCTCAAATAACAGGATTTTCAAAAGTACTTTACAACAAATACTATGTTGATGAATTGTATGATTCTATTTTTGTTTCTTCTGTAAATGTTTTATCAAGATTCTTTAGAGACTATGTAGAAACAGGAATTTCGTCCCTAGTTTTTGGATTAGGAAAAGTAACCAATGAATTAAGTTTTCAAGGTAAAAAATTGCAGAATGGAAGTGTTGGACTATACCTATTTGCTTTTGTTTTAGGCATGTGTGCCATTGTTTCTTATTTATTTCTAGCTCAATAA
- a CDS encoding NADH-quinone oxidoreductase subunit D, translated as MSELLLPPEHRYAKIIQEKHNEDGSELSILNLGPTHPATHGIFQNILLMDGEKILEAEPTIGYIHRAFEKIAENRPFYQITPLTDRMNYCSSPINNMGWWMTLEKLLGIEVPKRAQYLRVIVMELARITDHLICNSILGVDTGAYTGFLYVFQFREKVYEIYEEICGARLTTNMGRLGGFERDWSPEAFRKLDVFLRDFPVAWKEFENLFERNRIFIDRTVNVGAISAEKAMAYGFTGPNLRAAGIDYDVRVAHPYSSYEDFDFVVPVGKSGDTYDRFCVRNAEVWESLSIIKQALAKMPEGNEYHADVPEYYLPPKEDVYTTMESLIYHFKIVMGEVPVPVAEIYHAVEGGNGELGFYLTTDGSRTPYRLHFRRPCFIYYQAYPDMIKGSMLSDAIVILSSLNVIAGELDA; from the coding sequence ATGTCAGAACTATTATTACCACCGGAGCATCGCTATGCTAAAATAATTCAGGAAAAACACAATGAAGACGGAAGCGAGCTTTCAATTCTGAATTTAGGCCCAACACATCCCGCTACGCACGGTATTTTCCAAAACATCTTGTTGATGGATGGTGAAAAAATTCTTGAGGCAGAACCAACTATTGGTTACATTCACAGAGCTTTCGAGAAAATTGCCGAAAACCGTCCTTTTTACCAAATCACACCTCTTACTGATAGAATGAACTATTGTTCCTCTCCTATTAATAACATGGGATGGTGGATGACATTAGAAAAATTACTAGGTATTGAAGTTCCTAAAAGAGCTCAATATCTAAGAGTCATCGTAATGGAATTGGCTAGAATTACCGACCACTTAATCTGTAATTCAATCCTTGGTGTAGACACTGGAGCTTATACTGGTTTCCTTTATGTTTTTCAATTTAGAGAGAAAGTTTACGAAATCTACGAAGAGATTTGTGGTGCCCGTTTAACAACAAATATGGGAAGACTTGGTGGTTTCGAAAGAGATTGGTCACCAGAAGCTTTCCGAAAATTAGATGTGTTTTTAAGAGATTTCCCAGTTGCTTGGAAAGAATTTGAAAACTTATTTGAAAGAAACAGAATTTTCATTGACAGAACCGTTAATGTAGGTGCAATTTCTGCCGAAAAAGCAATGGCCTACGGATTTACAGGACCAAACCTTCGTGCAGCAGGTATTGATTATGACGTACGTGTTGCTCACCCATACAGTTCTTACGAAGATTTTGATTTTGTAGTTCCAGTAGGAAAATCAGGAGACACTTACGATCGTTTTTGCGTTCGTAATGCCGAAGTTTGGGAAAGTTTGAGCATTATCAAGCAAGCCTTGGCAAAAATGCCGGAAGGAAATGAATACCATGCTGACGTACCTGAATACTATCTTCCTCCAAAAGAAGATGTATACACCACGATGGAATCTTTAATCTATCACTTTAAAATTGTAATGGGAGAAGTTCCTGTTCCAGTTGCCGAAATATATCATGCGGTTGAAGGTGGAAACGGTGAATTAGGTTTTTATTTAACAACCGATGGAAGTCGTACTCCTTATAGATTGCATTTTAGAAGACCTTGCTTTATTTACTATCAGGCATATCCAGATATGATCAAGGGATCTATGTTATCGGATGCAATTGTTATTTTATCAAGTTTAAATGTTATTGCTGGAGAATTAGACGCATAA
- a CDS encoding NuoI/complex I 23 kDa subunit family protein: MSIETISLSGRKKVVSNKEMTFLERLYLVAIFKGLMITLKHLFRKKVTVQYPEQVREMSPVYRGRHMLKRDEQGRENCTACGLCALSCPAEAITMKAGERKADEMHLYREEKYAEIYEINMLRCIFCGLCEEACPKDAIYLTISKELVPSQYDREDFIFGKDKLVMPLEMAMKNAQLKNAN, encoded by the coding sequence ATGTCAATAGAAACTATATCCTTATCGGGAAGAAAAAAAGTGGTCTCCAATAAAGAGATGACTTTTTTGGAACGCTTGTATCTTGTAGCAATTTTCAAAGGCTTGATGATTACATTGAAGCATTTGTTTAGAAAAAAAGTTACCGTTCAATACCCAGAACAAGTACGTGAAATGAGTCCGGTTTATCGTGGTAGACATATGTTGAAACGCGATGAGCAAGGTAGAGAAAACTGTACTGCCTGTGGTCTTTGTGCATTGTCATGCCCTGCAGAAGCGATTACAATGAAAGCGGGTGAGCGTAAAGCTGACGAAATGCATTTGTACAGAGAAGAAAAATATGCCGAAATATATGAAATCAATATGTTGCGTTGTATTTTTTGTGGATTGTGTGAAGAGGCTTGTCCGAAAGATGCAATTTACTTGACGATTTCTAAAGAATTAGTTCCTTCTCAATATGACAGAGAAGATTTTATTTTCGGAAAAGACAAACTAGTTATGCCATTGGAAATGGCTATGAAAAATGCTCAACTTAAAAACGCTAACTAA